One Pygocentrus nattereri isolate fPygNat1 chromosome 23, fPygNat1.pri, whole genome shotgun sequence genomic window carries:
- the cdc42ep2 gene encoding cdc42 effector protein 2, with amino-acid sequence MSTKAPIYLKRRSRKGKKEKLRDLLSSDMISPPLGDFRHTIHIGSGGGADDLFGDLSFLQGKFHLLPGQQGHQGAFQFNRTASVSTSHPPASESSPLLKNALSLPVIGGVQALTLPAQTTSAATVSSRSHPSTTAVASASLAPPPKPPRLHLESPHASRPASPNPKPHSDARGEEKRGRKEGEEEEERPFLSHAGSLLSLHLDLGPSILEEVLQIMDGPRVGGINGGFTASGRQEIYT; translated from the coding sequence ATGTCCACCAAGGCTCCGATCTACCTGAAGCGGCGGAGTCGTaaaggaaagaaggagaagCTGAGGGACCTGCTGTCGTCCGACATGATCAGCCCTCCGCTGGGAGACTTCCGCCACACCATCCACATTGGCAGCGGAGGAGGAGCCGATGACCTCTTCGGCGACCTCTCTTTCCTCCAGGGCAAGTTTCACCTGTTGCCCGGGCAACAAGGTCACCAGGGGGCATTCCAGTTCAACCGCACAGCCAGCGTGAGCACCAGCCACCCGCCGGCCAGCGAGAGCTCCCCTCTGCTGAAGAACGCCTTGTCACTTCCAGTCATCGGCGGAGTGCAGGCGCTCACCCTGCCTGCCCAGACCACCTCGGCCGCGACGGTCTCCTCCCGCTCTCACCCCTCGACAACAGCAGTGGCGTCCGCGTCTCTCGCCCCGCCTCCGAAACCTCCACGACTGCACCTGGAGTCGCCGCACGCATCACGTCCTGCTTCTCCGAACCCCAAACCTCATTCAGACGCAAGGGGGGAGGAGAAACGAGGGAGGAAAGAAggcgaggaagaggaggaacGCCCCTTTCTTTCTCACGCAGGGTCACTCCTCTCTTTGCACCTGGACTTGGGGCCGTCCATCCTGGAGGAGGTCCTGCAGATCATGGATGGCCCAAGGGTGGGAGGGATCAATGGAGGATTCACAGCCAGCGGACGACAAGAGATCTACAcctga